One window of Botrimarina mediterranea genomic DNA carries:
- a CDS encoding serine/threonine protein kinase gives MSQQKLRFLPTKATFELGEQLGTGTVGVVYKATSPDLPEPVAVKLLNPNVSGDKNIVDRFEREIVVMERLKHPHIVRNYGGGQMDGQLFYAMQLLDRGSLKDRLRRGPLAWPQVAAYGVQIASALQHAHNHGIVHRDLKPSNLFYDREGNLVLGDFGIARDLHAQADITEHGMTVGTFSYMSPEQITADARIDGKADLYSLGCLLFEMLTARPPYQGATFAQVWDQHMHAEPPSVRAAQTEAGVRVTCPEWLDELIRKLLAKKPHERPFNARAVEGVLLQHLLDEFGEEEAKKLTKLDALQSATFDEGPKPRIWVVWAALAAMLAALAWAASLNG, from the coding sequence ATGAGCCAGCAAAAGCTCCGCTTCTTGCCGACCAAGGCGACCTTCGAGCTCGGCGAGCAGCTCGGCACGGGGACGGTGGGCGTCGTCTACAAGGCCACCAGCCCCGACCTGCCCGAGCCGGTCGCCGTCAAGTTGCTCAACCCGAACGTCTCGGGCGATAAGAACATCGTCGATCGCTTCGAGCGCGAAATCGTCGTGATGGAGCGGCTCAAGCACCCGCACATCGTCCGCAATTATGGCGGCGGCCAGATGGACGGGCAGCTCTTCTATGCGATGCAGCTGCTCGACCGCGGGTCACTCAAGGACCGGCTGCGACGCGGGCCGCTCGCCTGGCCCCAGGTGGCGGCGTACGGCGTGCAGATCGCCTCGGCCCTGCAGCACGCCCACAACCACGGCATCGTCCACCGCGACCTCAAGCCGAGCAACTTGTTCTACGACCGTGAGGGGAACCTCGTGCTCGGCGACTTCGGCATCGCCCGCGACCTGCACGCCCAGGCCGACATCACCGAACACGGCATGACGGTCGGCACGTTTAGCTACATGTCGCCCGAGCAGATCACGGCCGACGCCCGCATCGACGGCAAGGCGGACCTCTACTCGCTGGGGTGCCTGCTGTTCGAGATGCTCACCGCCCGGCCGCCCTACCAGGGGGCGACCTTTGCCCAGGTGTGGGACCAGCACATGCACGCCGAGCCGCCGAGCGTCCGCGCCGCGCAGACCGAAGCGGGCGTCCGCGTCACGTGCCCCGAGTGGCTCGACGAGTTGATCCGTAAGTTGCTGGCGAAGAAGCCGCACGAACGACCGTTCAACGCCCGTGCGGTGGAAGGCGTGCTGCTGCAACACCTGCTCGACGAGTTCGGCGAAGAAGAGGCCAAAAAGCTGACGAAGCTCGACGCCCTGCAATCAGCGACCTTCGACGAGGGCCCCAAGCCGCGGATTTGGGTGGTATGGGCCGCGCTCGCGGCGATGCTGGCGGCGCTGGCTTGGGCGGCGTCGCTGAATGGGTGA
- a CDS encoding Uma2 family endonuclease gives MDWSEIVDNPYLQDLPFKIEQDRYGNILMSPASNWHGRIQVRLAKRLERELSGGEAFVECSVQTAEGVKVPDVVWQSDAHFAVHGDTTPMTVAPEICVEVLSPRNSRAEMDEKRALYLAAGAVEVWSCDKTGKMEFFDLSGQLAESKLAPGFPSHIV, from the coding sequence ATGGACTGGTCCGAGATCGTCGATAACCCGTACCTGCAAGACCTGCCTTTCAAGATTGAGCAGGACCGTTACGGAAATATTCTCATGAGCCCGGCGTCGAATTGGCATGGTCGCATCCAGGTCCGCCTGGCTAAACGGCTAGAACGAGAACTCTCCGGAGGCGAGGCGTTCGTCGAATGCTCGGTCCAGACGGCCGAAGGGGTGAAGGTGCCGGATGTCGTCTGGCAATCGGATGCACACTTCGCCGTCCACGGTGACACGACGCCGATGACCGTGGCGCCCGAAATCTGTGTCGAGGTGCTTTCGCCGCGGAACTCCCGGGCGGAGATGGACGAGAAGCGGGCCCTCTACCTCGCCGCGGGCGCGGTCGAGGTTTGGTCGTGCGACAAGACAGGCAAGATGGAGTTCTTCGATCTCAGCGGGCAGCTTGCCGAATCGAAACTAGCGCCGGGCTTTCCTTCGCACATCGTCTGA
- a CDS encoding glutamine synthetase III family protein has protein sequence MTKNGATSVNPRKSAVAAATNYKAPAVPLEFLETTPESVFGANVFSKSVMKKRLPKTIYKSLMQTIEAGAKLDPTAADIVASSMKDWAVEKGATHYTHVFYPLTGGTAEKHDSFMAPTADGGTIAHFSGKELIQGEPDGSSFPTGGIRATHRARGYTIWDVTSPAYILENENGTTLCIPTAFVSWTGEALDKKTPVLRSMQALDAQAQRILKVFGHTAEAFVASTAGPEQEYFLVDRGFFYSRPDLMTAGRSLFGAAPAKGQEFCDHYFGAIPERVLAFMLEVERELYKLGVPIKTRHNEVAPGQYEIAPVFETANLASDHQQLCMMLLKKVAKKYGMECLTHEKPFAGLNGSGKHLNWSLGSSAVGNLLDPGDTPHDNAQFLVFAAAVIRAVHKHQGLLRAVIASAGNDHRLGANEAPPAIISVYLGDQLGDVFEQLKVGGAKSSLPKGTLEVGVDTLPPLDKDAGDRNRTSPFAFTGNRFEFRAVGSNFSISGPLVAMNTIVAESLDYCATKLEADMGGDQSKLNSAVQSLLTEIMTESSSVIFNGDGYSEEWQTEAAKRGLLNRKTTPEALQGLLEPHVKEMFSKYKVLSERELESRYEIYAEQYWMTVEVEALLCKKMAKTMIFPAAIRFQNELASTCANLKAVGYSFDTDTLDKVTALVKLLQDAITQLDKATEDGYHDIYKCCNEILPAMLEVRKYADELETIVADDLWPLPTYQEMLFIK, from the coding sequence ATGACCAAGAACGGCGCGACGAGTGTGAACCCCCGTAAGTCGGCCGTGGCGGCGGCGACAAACTACAAGGCGCCGGCGGTTCCGCTGGAATTCCTCGAAACGACGCCGGAGTCGGTCTTCGGCGCGAACGTCTTCAGCAAGTCGGTGATGAAGAAGCGTCTGCCCAAGACGATCTACAAGTCACTGATGCAGACCATCGAGGCGGGCGCCAAGCTCGACCCGACCGCGGCCGACATCGTCGCCTCGTCGATGAAGGACTGGGCTGTTGAGAAGGGCGCCACGCACTACACGCACGTCTTCTACCCGCTGACGGGCGGCACCGCCGAGAAGCACGACAGCTTCATGGCCCCCACGGCCGACGGCGGCACCATCGCTCATTTCAGCGGCAAGGAGCTGATCCAGGGCGAGCCCGACGGTTCGAGCTTCCCGACCGGTGGCATCCGTGCGACGCACCGCGCCCGCGGCTACACGATCTGGGACGTCACCAGCCCGGCCTACATCCTCGAGAATGAGAACGGCACAACTCTTTGCATCCCGACGGCGTTCGTGTCGTGGACCGGCGAAGCGCTCGACAAGAAGACCCCCGTGCTCCGTAGCATGCAGGCGCTCGACGCCCAGGCGCAGCGGATCCTGAAGGTCTTCGGCCACACGGCCGAGGCGTTCGTCGCTTCGACCGCCGGTCCTGAGCAGGAGTACTTCCTGGTCGATCGCGGTTTCTTCTACTCACGCCCCGACCTGATGACCGCGGGCCGGTCGCTGTTCGGCGCCGCCCCGGCGAAGGGGCAGGAGTTCTGCGACCACTACTTCGGCGCGATCCCCGAGCGGGTGCTGGCCTTCATGCTGGAGGTCGAGCGTGAGCTGTACAAGCTCGGCGTGCCGATCAAGACGCGTCACAACGAGGTCGCGCCCGGTCAGTACGAAATCGCCCCGGTCTTCGAGACGGCCAACCTCGCCAGCGACCACCAGCAGCTCTGCATGATGCTGTTGAAGAAGGTGGCGAAGAAGTACGGCATGGAGTGCCTGACGCATGAGAAGCCCTTCGCGGGCCTCAACGGCAGCGGCAAGCACCTCAACTGGTCGCTGGGCTCTAGCGCCGTCGGCAACCTGCTCGATCCGGGCGACACGCCGCACGACAACGCCCAGTTCCTGGTGTTCGCCGCGGCCGTGATCCGCGCCGTGCACAAGCACCAGGGCCTGCTGCGGGCCGTGATCGCGTCGGCGGGCAACGATCACCGTCTGGGCGCCAACGAGGCCCCGCCCGCGATCATCTCGGTCTACCTAGGTGATCAGCTCGGCGACGTGTTCGAGCAACTCAAAGTGGGCGGCGCCAAGTCGTCGCTCCCCAAGGGGACGCTCGAAGTGGGCGTCGATACGCTGCCGCCGCTGGACAAGGACGCCGGCGACCGCAACCGCACCAGCCCATTCGCATTCACCGGCAACCGCTTCGAGTTCCGGGCCGTCGGCTCGAACTTCTCGATCTCGGGCCCGTTGGTGGCGATGAACACGATCGTCGCCGAGTCGCTCGACTACTGCGCGACGAAGCTCGAAGCCGATATGGGTGGCGACCAATCGAAGCTCAACAGCGCGGTGCAGTCGTTGCTGACGGAGATCATGACCGAGAGCAGCTCGGTCATTTTCAACGGCGACGGCTACTCCGAAGAGTGGCAGACCGAGGCCGCCAAGCGTGGCTTGCTCAACCGCAAGACGACGCCCGAAGCCCTGCAAGGCCTGCTGGAGCCCCACGTCAAGGAGATGTTCTCCAAGTACAAGGTGCTCAGCGAGCGTGAGTTGGAGAGCCGTTACGAGATCTACGCCGAGCAGTACTGGATGACCGTCGAGGTCGAGGCGCTGCTCTGCAAGAAGATGGCGAAGACGATGATCTTCCCGGCGGCCATCCGCTTCCAGAACGAGTTGGCCAGCACCTGTGCGAACCTGAAGGCCGTCGGCTATTCGTTCGACACCGACACGCTCGACAAGGTGACGGCCCTCGTGAAGCTGCTCCAGGACGCGATCACGCAACTGGACAAGGCCACCGAGGACGGGTACCACGACATCTACAAGTGCTGCAACGAGATCCTGCCGGCGATGCTCGAAGTGCGTAAGTACGCCGACGAGCTGGAGACGATCGTCGCCGACGACCTCTGGCCGTTGCCGACGTACCAGGAGATGCTGTTCATCAAGTGA
- the glnA gene encoding type I glutamate--ammonia ligase, whose product MTPQEVLAMIREKDIKAVDLRFMDFPGIWQHFTIPAGKLDEGTFEDGLGFDGSSIRGWQAINESDMLLMPVPETTFVDPFTELPTIVMICNIQDPITREDYTRDPRNVARKTVNYLKSTGIADTVYIGPEAEFFIFDDVRYDHTPSQGFYSIDSSEAEWNRGADERPNLGHKLRHKEGYFPCPPADQLMDIRNEMMQLMIDSGIDIEAQHHEVATAGQCEIDMRFDELVRMGDQVCLYKYIIKNVAFQHNKTATFMPKPLFGDNGSGMHTHISFWKGENPIFAGSGYAGLSDEALFAIGGILKHAPAILAFSNPTTNSYKRLVPGYEAPVNLAYSQRNRSAACRIPMYSPSPKAKRIEFRCPDPSANPYLTFSAITMAAIDGIQNKIHPGEPLDKNIYDLEPEELAQVPKAPGSLADALDALEKDHEFLLRGDVFTEDVISTWINYKRKNEVEAINLRPHPYEFCLYYDV is encoded by the coding sequence ATGACCCCCCAAGAAGTGCTGGCGATGATCCGTGAGAAGGACATCAAGGCCGTTGACCTCCGCTTCATGGACTTCCCCGGTATCTGGCAACACTTCACGATCCCCGCCGGCAAGCTCGACGAGGGGACCTTTGAAGACGGCCTTGGCTTCGACGGTTCAAGCATCCGCGGCTGGCAGGCCATCAACGAGAGCGACATGCTCCTAATGCCCGTGCCGGAGACGACCTTCGTCGATCCGTTCACGGAGCTGCCGACCATCGTGATGATCTGCAACATCCAGGACCCGATTACCCGCGAAGACTACACCCGCGATCCGCGGAACGTCGCCCGCAAGACCGTCAACTACCTCAAGTCCACCGGCATCGCCGACACCGTCTACATCGGCCCCGAGGCCGAGTTCTTTATCTTCGACGACGTGCGCTACGACCACACGCCGTCGCAAGGCTTCTACTCGATCGACAGCTCCGAGGCCGAGTGGAACCGCGGCGCCGACGAGCGCCCGAACCTCGGGCACAAGCTGCGGCACAAGGAGGGCTACTTCCCCTGCCCGCCGGCGGATCAGCTGATGGACATCCGCAACGAGATGATGCAGCTGATGATCGACAGCGGCATCGACATCGAGGCCCAGCACCACGAGGTCGCCACCGCCGGCCAATGCGAGATCGATATGCGATTCGACGAGCTGGTGCGGATGGGCGATCAGGTGTGCCTCTACAAGTACATCATCAAGAACGTCGCCTTCCAGCACAACAAGACCGCGACCTTCATGCCCAAGCCGCTGTTCGGCGACAACGGCTCAGGGATGCACACCCACATCTCGTTCTGGAAGGGGGAGAACCCGATCTTCGCCGGCAGCGGCTACGCCGGCCTCTCGGACGAGGCGCTGTTCGCCATCGGCGGCATCCTCAAGCACGCCCCGGCGATCCTGGCGTTCTCCAACCCGACGACCAACAGCTACAAGCGGCTGGTCCCGGGCTATGAGGCGCCGGTCAACCTCGCCTACAGCCAGCGGAACCGCTCGGCCGCTTGCCGGATCCCGATGTACAGCCCGAGCCCCAAGGCGAAGCGCATTGAGTTCCGCTGCCCCGACCCCAGCGCGAACCCCTACCTGACCTTCTCGGCGATCACGATGGCCGCGATCGACGGCATCCAGAACAAGATCCACCCGGGCGAGCCGCTCGACAAGAACATCTACGACCTGGAGCCCGAAGAGCTTGCCCAAGTCCCCAAGGCCCCCGGCTCGCTCGCCGACGCGCTCGACGCCCTGGAGAAGGACCACGAGTTCCTCCTCCGCGGCGACGTCTTCACCGAGGACGTGATCAGCACCTGGATCAACTACAAACGCAAGAACGAGGTTGAGGCGATCAACCTGCGGCCGCACCCGTATGAGTTCTGTTTGTACTACGACGTTTGA
- a CDS encoding Ppx/GppA phosphatase family protein: MTQPSATADATDGATATPTANDRLAAIDIGSNSVRIVVARAVDGGYQVLDEERENTRLAASLAATGHLCPDTMAATIAALRSFVTMAQGYNVANIRAIATSAVRDAANGREFCQRIQEELGLKVDIIPPREEGRLSFLSVARAFDVSDKAVAVADIGGGSTEIVLAAGGVVEEVYATRLGAVRVAEACGLTGVCTAKQIDGAERHIDDVLRRHARKPPLAPAMVYGAGGTFTALAWMMLGREGAGEDATARGYRVNRADLNHLIADLARMTLEERSKVSGLNPKRADIIVAGLMVIDRILKHFGVNEVQVHTGGVRDGLLLTMVESSKTSGRALTATERQEAVERFAERCGTDLPHARQVAWMASKLLEELATQLEPSLGLRVSDKPLIEAAAVLSNVGYLVNYDGHHKHSYHLIINSDLPGFERDDLRVVANVARYHRGSRPKQKHKPFAALGVEDQERVAKLAAILRLALALDRTHQQQVNDVAVKVTKSTVEIAIRATGDAEVDLWAARRKVDLFERVFGRSVEFVVTP, translated from the coding sequence GTGACCCAGCCCAGCGCTACCGCCGACGCCACTGACGGCGCCACCGCGACGCCGACCGCCAACGACCGCCTCGCCGCGATCGACATCGGCTCCAACAGCGTCCGCATCGTCGTCGCCAGGGCGGTCGATGGCGGCTACCAGGTGCTCGACGAAGAGCGTGAGAACACCCGGCTCGCCGCGTCGCTCGCCGCGACGGGGCATCTCTGTCCCGACACGATGGCGGCCACCATCGCCGCGCTGCGCAGCTTCGTGACGATGGCCCAGGGCTACAACGTCGCGAACATCCGCGCCATCGCCACCAGCGCCGTCCGCGACGCCGCCAACGGCCGGGAGTTCTGCCAGCGCATCCAAGAAGAGCTCGGCCTCAAGGTCGATATCATCCCGCCCCGCGAAGAGGGCCGGCTGTCGTTCCTCAGCGTCGCCCGCGCCTTCGACGTGTCGGATAAGGCGGTCGCCGTCGCCGACATCGGCGGCGGGAGCACCGAGATCGTGCTCGCCGCCGGCGGCGTTGTCGAAGAGGTCTACGCCACCCGACTCGGCGCGGTGCGCGTCGCCGAGGCTTGCGGCCTGACCGGCGTGTGCACCGCGAAGCAGATCGACGGCGCCGAGCGCCACATCGATGACGTGCTCCGCCGCCACGCCCGCAAGCCGCCGCTAGCGCCGGCGATGGTCTACGGCGCCGGCGGCACCTTTACGGCGCTGGCGTGGATGATGCTCGGCCGCGAAGGCGCCGGCGAGGACGCCACCGCCCGCGGCTACCGCGTCAACCGCGCCGACCTCAACCACCTGATCGCCGACCTGGCGCGGATGACGCTCGAAGAACGCTCGAAGGTCTCGGGCCTCAACCCCAAGCGCGCCGACATCATCGTCGCCGGTCTCATGGTCATCGACCGCATCCTCAAGCACTTCGGCGTCAACGAGGTGCAGGTCCACACCGGCGGCGTCCGTGACGGGCTCCTCTTAACGATGGTCGAGTCGTCGAAGACCAGCGGCCGCGCCCTCACCGCCACCGAACGCCAAGAAGCCGTCGAGCGCTTCGCCGAGCGCTGCGGCACCGACCTGCCGCACGCCCGCCAGGTCGCCTGGATGGCGTCGAAGCTGCTTGAAGAACTAGCGACGCAGCTCGAACCGTCGCTCGGCCTGCGGGTCTCGGACAAGCCGCTGATCGAGGCCGCGGCCGTGCTGTCGAACGTCGGCTACCTCGTCAACTACGACGGGCACCACAAACACAGCTACCACCTGATCATCAACAGCGACCTGCCCGGCTTCGAGCGCGACGACCTCCGCGTCGTGGCGAACGTCGCCCGCTATCACCGCGGCTCCCGCCCCAAGCAGAAGCACAAGCCGTTCGCGGCGCTGGGCGTCGAGGACCAAGAACGCGTCGCCAAACTGGCGGCGATCCTCCGATTGGCGCTCGCCCTCGACCGCACGCACCAGCAGCAAGTGAACGACGTGGCGGTGAAGGTCACGAAGTCCACCGTCGAGATCGCCATCCGCGCCACGGGCGACGCCGAAGTCGACCTCTGGGCGGCGCGCCGCAAAGTCGACCTCTTCGAACGCGTCTTCGGCCGGAGCGTCGAGTTCGTGGTGACGCCGTAA
- a CDS encoding cold-shock protein: MTGTVKKLTEKGFGFIEGQGGDIFFHCSAVLEGGYDSLREGQQVEYTEGQGPKGPRAENVKAID, from the coding sequence TTGACTGGTACGGTAAAGAAGCTGACGGAAAAGGGTTTTGGTTTCATCGAGGGCCAGGGGGGAGACATTTTCTTCCACTGCTCGGCAGTGCTCGAAGGTGGTTACGACAGCCTGCGTGAAGGTCAGCAGGTCGAGTACACCGAAGGGCAAGGCCCGAAGGGTCCCCGCGCTGAGAACGTCAAAGCGATCGACTGA
- a CDS encoding AAA domain-containing protein, with protein MPWATPDSYFDQLEHWLAMEGEAERARMAERRRAERGGNPERSGETIINLRRVDNRTGLGGRELVDFAKGGDALLPMNRLKVGSPVVVSDEDRPHEAGFTGVVSRRSSTAIEVALDDWPAGKHFRIDLAPDESTRLRQLGGMARARMATGVTRRLRDILIGIDEPRFNPEHKYDFVTRLNGPQQDAVRFALSARDVAVIHGPPGTGKTTTLAELIAQAVRSGEKVLACAASNTGVDNLLEKLVPLEPSVVRVGHPARVFEALRGHTLDELVEADEGTAIVRDMYREAESLMRAASKPTRARNAHQRRNDHYQEAKELRRHARQLERHIVQQVLSGADVVCTTLTIDEDLLGDRRFDLVVVDEAGQAAEPALWQAALRAERMVLAGDHCQLPPTVVSREAAREGLAVSPMERLVTQHGESLFRRLTVQYRMNEAIMRFPNEQFYDGDLIADESVRDHQLEGLPTFVPGDEPAPVIEFWDTAGAGWDEELEPDGQSKRNPREARWAVDQVQAFLEAGVEPSQIAVIAPYAAQVRLIRNRLRVEGLEVDTVDGFQGREKEVVLITLVRSNAIGEIGFLADTRRTNVALTRARRALRIVGDSATLGGDPFYAALLEHFQTAGAYRSVWELGE; from the coding sequence ATGCCCTGGGCGACCCCCGATAGCTACTTCGATCAGCTTGAGCATTGGCTCGCCATGGAGGGGGAGGCCGAACGCGCCCGGATGGCGGAGCGGCGCCGTGCCGAGCGGGGCGGCAACCCCGAGCGGTCGGGCGAGACGATCATCAACCTCCGCCGCGTCGACAACCGCACCGGCCTTGGCGGGCGCGAACTGGTGGACTTCGCCAAGGGGGGCGACGCCTTGCTGCCGATGAATCGGCTGAAGGTCGGTTCGCCGGTCGTGGTGAGCGACGAGGACCGGCCGCACGAGGCGGGCTTCACGGGCGTCGTTAGCCGTCGCAGCTCGACGGCGATCGAAGTCGCTCTGGACGACTGGCCCGCCGGCAAGCACTTCCGCATCGACTTGGCGCCGGATGAATCGACGCGGCTGCGTCAGCTCGGCGGCATGGCCCGGGCGCGGATGGCGACCGGCGTGACGCGTCGGCTGCGCGACATCCTCATCGGCATCGATGAGCCTCGCTTCAACCCCGAACACAAGTACGACTTCGTCACCCGGCTCAACGGCCCGCAGCAAGACGCAGTGCGTTTCGCTCTCTCGGCCCGCGACGTCGCCGTGATTCACGGGCCCCCCGGGACCGGCAAGACGACGACGCTCGCCGAGTTGATCGCCCAAGCCGTCCGTAGTGGCGAAAAGGTCCTCGCCTGTGCGGCCAGCAACACGGGCGTCGATAACCTGCTCGAAAAGCTGGTGCCGCTCGAACCCTCGGTCGTGCGCGTCGGCCACCCGGCGCGGGTGTTCGAGGCGCTGCGGGGGCACACGCTCGATGAGCTGGTCGAGGCCGACGAAGGGACGGCGATCGTCCGCGACATGTATCGTGAAGCGGAGTCGCTGATGCGCGCCGCGTCGAAACCCACCCGCGCCCGCAACGCCCATCAACGCCGCAACGATCACTACCAGGAAGCCAAGGAGCTGCGCCGCCACGCCCGGCAACTCGAACGGCACATCGTTCAACAGGTCCTCTCCGGCGCCGACGTGGTCTGCACGACGCTGACGATCGACGAAGACCTGCTGGGCGACCGGCGGTTCGATCTGGTCGTCGTGGACGAGGCGGGCCAAGCGGCCGAGCCGGCGCTGTGGCAAGCGGCGCTGCGGGCCGAGCGGATGGTGCTCGCCGGCGACCACTGCCAACTGCCGCCGACGGTTGTGTCCCGGGAAGCGGCCCGCGAAGGCCTGGCGGTGAGCCCGATGGAACGGCTCGTCACACAGCACGGCGAATCGCTCTTCCGCCGCCTCACCGTGCAGTACCGCATGAACGAGGCGATCATGCGTTTTCCGAACGAACAGTTCTACGACGGCGACCTCATCGCCGACGAGTCGGTGCGCGACCATCAACTCGAAGGACTGCCGACGTTCGTCCCCGGCGATGAACCCGCGCCGGTCATCGAGTTCTGGGACACCGCCGGCGCCGGCTGGGACGAGGAGCTTGAGCCCGACGGCCAGAGCAAGCGCAACCCCCGCGAAGCGCGGTGGGCCGTCGATCAGGTGCAGGCGTTTCTCGAAGCGGGCGTCGAGCCGTCGCAGATCGCGGTGATCGCTCCGTACGCCGCGCAGGTCCGTTTGATCCGCAACCGCTTGCGTGTCGAGGGCCTGGAGGTCGATACGGTCGATGGCTTCCAGGGCCGTGAGAAGGAGGTCGTCCTGATCACGCTGGTCCGCAGCAACGCGATCGGCGAGATCGGCTTCCTCGCCGACACCCGCCGCACGAACGTCGCACTAACCCGCGCCCGCCGAGCGCTGCGTATCGTCGGCGACAGCGCCACCCTCGGCGGCGACCCGTTCTACGCGGCGTTGCTAGAGCACTTCCAAACCGCCGGCGCGTATCGAAGCGTCTGGGAACTCGGCGAGTAG
- a CDS encoding Fic family protein, which translates to MDPSLFTSQSPGDLVSIETVWGKDYAYVPHPLPPAWEFPIEVWPLLNEATNRLSLLEGIGSTLPNPGLLLRPLRDREAIRSSEIEGTYANPRELLLFELKPRESQSAEDPANDQREVLNYRRALEHAEQTELPLCLRLLRELHHILLTGVRGADRTPGEFRRLQVAIGTKGRFVPPPPHLIGDLLSPFEAFLHRKDRPYHPLVDCFLAHYQFETIHPFADGNGRVGRLLLSIMVQQACGLSKPWLHLSEFFESRREEYYGGLFGISTDGDWSRWIAYCLKGVASQATTTVERCKRLLNAREDFKNRAQAIGGSARLQGIVDGVFESPLVRITELRDRFNIDYKTARTDVEKLVAAKILAELPDQYPKTYYAPEIFAIAYEGLE; encoded by the coding sequence ATGGACCCCTCCCTGTTTACCAGCCAATCGCCCGGCGATCTCGTCTCGATCGAGACCGTCTGGGGGAAGGACTACGCCTACGTCCCGCACCCGCTGCCGCCGGCTTGGGAGTTTCCGATCGAGGTCTGGCCGCTGCTCAACGAGGCGACCAACCGGCTGAGCCTGCTGGAGGGGATCGGGAGCACGCTACCGAATCCTGGTCTATTGCTACGACCGCTCCGTGACCGTGAGGCAATCCGCTCATCGGAGATCGAGGGGACCTACGCCAACCCCCGTGAGTTGTTGCTGTTCGAACTCAAGCCGCGGGAGTCGCAGTCGGCGGAAGACCCGGCGAATGACCAGCGCGAAGTGCTGAACTACCGGCGGGCTTTGGAACATGCCGAGCAGACCGAGCTACCGCTCTGTCTGCGACTGCTGCGCGAACTGCACCACATCCTGTTGACAGGCGTGCGTGGCGCCGACCGCACGCCGGGTGAGTTCCGCCGTCTGCAAGTGGCGATCGGAACCAAGGGACGCTTCGTGCCGCCGCCGCCTCACTTGATTGGGGACCTGCTATCACCGTTCGAGGCGTTCTTGCATCGCAAGGATCGACCGTACCATCCTTTGGTCGATTGCTTCTTGGCGCACTATCAGTTCGAGACGATCCACCCGTTCGCGGACGGCAACGGCCGTGTGGGTCGGCTGTTGTTATCGATCATGGTGCAGCAAGCTTGTGGACTGTCGAAGCCGTGGTTGCACCTCAGCGAGTTCTTCGAGAGCCGCCGTGAAGAATACTACGGCGGACTGTTCGGCATCAGCACCGATGGCGATTGGAGCCGCTGGATCGCGTATTGCCTGAAAGGCGTCGCGTCACAAGCGACGACAACGGTCGAACGCTGTAAACGACTTCTGAATGCCCGTGAGGACTTCAAGAACCGCGCTCAAGCGATCGGTGGATCGGCGCGGCTGCAAGGGATTGTCGATGGCGTCTTTGAGTCGCCATTGGTGCGGATCACCGAGTTGCGCGACCGCTTCAACATCGACTACAAAACGGCGCGCACCGACGTTGAAAAGCTTGTTGCAGCCAAGATCCTTGCTGAGCTGCCAGACCAGTACCCCAAGACCTACTACGCCCCCGAGATCTTCGCCATCGCCTACGAAGGCCTTGAGTAG